Genomic window (Falco cherrug isolate bFalChe1 chromosome 4, bFalChe1.pri, whole genome shotgun sequence):
aatgtgcacgatgcaaaccagcatctcctctgtagagCTAAGATGGCAATTTGGCAGTCAGGCCCTCACTACCCCAGGCCCTTACTTGCCACCCGTTACCTCCCAAGTTTCTGGTTTAGGCACCTCCAGATTTGCCTCCAGGCACCCCCGAGGGCACGGCACAGTCCCTGGCACGCCTGCCACAActgaccagcctgccccaggaaaccaggtaggaagagctccccttgcctgacctgagagctcgctgcaggggcttggggctttccccatctcatcacgctgtgggatggaaaggtttGCAGGCTCccaccaggagaaggaaaagtcaaggaaaaggaagagaaaagaagcctgggcagaggagagggacagccaagcacaaataaaaaggagaagagaggaaatgatTTCGTGGACCCAAACCTGAGAAAACGCAGGAAGCTGCAGCACGTCAGGAAGGCCAGGTGCGTACCAcgcgctgctgcccatctttcccagccctgaacACGGCCCTAcgtcagcccagctggctggcgAGGGCTGGcaagggctggtgctgagcagggtttgggatgagCCCCATGGCAGCTCCCCGGGGGCTCCCCGTCGAGCCCTGCTGCGCAgcacaggggcactgtcagCACCCCTGCGCACACACAGCTCCCTAGGGACAtcacccctggggagaaggcacCGGAGCCGGCCTCGAGTGGAGGCCAGCAAGAGCTGTCCCTTCTGGGCCATGAGGAATTCCTCGGAAACAGCGTCCCCCAAAGAGGGGGgaaccaaatcctgcctcttcctgcctctgggggTTTATCAGAGCTTTTCTGGCTCTGTCCTTGCAGGTGCTGACTGATTTTCACCGGCTGAACCACTGTGACTCCTgggcccctgcagctgctgttgacaataaaaatttttttcctctcctgacTGTGTCTGCCATAGGGTCTTGTGGAGTGGGGAGCGCTTGTGCTGGGGTGGACCCTCGGGGAGCAGTTTGGAATtgtcccttgccccagcaccctttccagcgggcatcggggctgagctgaggggctttaggaggaaaagcaaagcacagagccacacaggagggggggggggggggttggaaaggaccagtggaggtcctctgggccaagccctctgctccagcacactCACCTCGAGCAGGTTgctgagaactgtgtgcccttggcctttgaagatccccaaggacagagactccacaacctccttggacaacctctgccagcatttgaccgCCCCGGgggggaaaatttgccatttctatctctcctttcactgtaccacattccagaacagccatgacatgACCAGCTTCAGGCTTGAAACCAAGTGCTGTGGCCAGCCTTCAGGGCCAGCAGGGACCGGGGGCgaggggaagtgttttagggaCGGACCGTGGGGGCCGAAGGGAGGGATTTGAGGGATGGACGCCGAGGAAGGCCTCATCCCTGCAGCGATGGCtcaggcccagggcagggcccgCAGGGCTCTTCTCTGGATGCCACGGGGTCGATTGCAAAGGACCAGGCCGCCCCACGCAGGGAGCAGGTGCGTGCCGGGGTGCCaggggccctgcctggctgttcccagcccagccccggctggggccagccctgcgctgcagccctggggccgaGGCGCAAGGAGCCGGGcattgctgagggtgctgcaccctgccgggccccgccgccggctgccggctgccctgggctgcccctcgctcccccagctctgcctgctgccagcgccgGGGGCACCGCCACGGggcttgccccctgcccacagctgccctgacccacagctgcagctgcacgtGGTGCCCACATCGCAcagctggggcgggggtggcAGGTCTCTctggtggcagcctgggactgggggcaaagccaagcccatCCCTCGCTTGTGATCTTTgtccccagggagagccagtgcAGACGTGTGCTGCGCTGGGGAGTGTCCCGCGGGGAGGTGACGGccgactgcagagcagcactgagaccCGCGCGACAGCAACGGCAGCCGGTGGCCGtagagcagcccaggggagaTGGTTCCCTCGACGGGccccaaagcagccttcctcagcccctgctttTGGTGACGTGTGGAGCAGTGCAGGGATGTCTCTCAGGCTTACAAGGTTATGGTATGCCACTGGTTAAGCGAGTAAAGTGTTAAAGCGTGTTATTGTTACGGACAGAATCTGGGTTTGTTGGCCCTGGGTTTTTAGGGTAATGGTAGTGTGATCTTATCTTGTGTTTGtggatttgtttttgtttgtttgacttTGTTTATTGcaccttacagtcaccttttatgccttcttataattagctcatacatattacaaaagttaagctcattattggttagttgcctaaataccaagcccgccccttgtttctcttctgtagttatctgttcccacctgcaacattcttttcccaccaaagtcttcctgttactgtataacaaggacagccaaagacagtgtattttgctttacttcagataagctgagagcaatgtgcatttttgtccagccagctggactatgtctatgtgacccttttcagctagccagttatccacacatAACTGTAACAGGATGAATAGTAGTGCACAAGTCCTTTGTTGTCCCTTGTTGATGATGCCTCAATAGAGTTGCACTGCCTATGAATGGGGGCATTTCTGTGGGGAGAGCATCTCATTTGCCTTGTTTGCTTCACCCCAGTAACAGCTTTAAactctgaagaagagaaggatccTCCAACCTACGAGGAAGCCTTCCCTGCGCTCCCTGAGAAAGCACCATGTTTGGAAGCTGCCCAGGAACCTGCTGGGCCCTGGAGTGAAATCCGACCAATAAAGGCTTCTGTCATCACTCAGGTTGGTGGGAGTGGGTGTCTTATGTCCCTCCTTTTCATCCCTCCAAAAAGTAGGTGAAGTGAAGCTTTCCCTGGAGTATGAAATCCCTTAGTGTGTCAGAGTAACTGCCTCTTTGCTGTACTTTGCCCTGGGGCACAAGGAAGACCGCAGCTGAATGCTAGGACTGCTCTGGAGGGGGAGGGATGTGTTGAAAAACTGCCCAGAAAAAGCACTGCATCCGTGTTGCACAGATAGCTGGAACAGGCCTGAAGGGAGGATTGCAGAATTCAAGGAGTGAGTGCTAATGCATTAAAGtattccccctcccccccagtaGCACGTTCGTTAGGAAGGCACTCAGTTTGGGACACACTGCCTGCTGCGGTGCCCTCGTACTGCAGCTGGTGTCTCCACTGGAAAGGCTGATGGGTCGCCTAAATCTGAGAACTTAGTACACCGGTGAAGTCCTCCTGTATGGCAATAAGAGAGGGAGGCACTGACAATCAAAAGCACACTGACAccttgctgtgccctgctttTGTCTGTCCCGTGGCTGAGCAGGTGTTCCATGTgccactggaggagaggaaataCAAGGACATGAATCAGTTTGGAGAAGGCGAGCAGGCCAAGATCTGCCTTGACATCATGCAGAAGACGAGCTCACCTGGAGCTGTCTCTCGCAAAGGACCAGGGCCTTTCAATCGTGGTCTCTGGCAAGCTGGAAGCAGTCACGAAGGCTCAGAAGCAGATTGTCACTCGACTGCAGACTCAGGTGAGGGCATCTAACTGTTTCTGCcttcatctttgcttttccccaAGACTCGCAAATGCTTTGAGACCCTTGGGCACGTGTGCTTGTAAGCCAAAGAGGTATGTTGTTACGTGACTAATTCAGCTTCGCCATACGTTTTCAAAGCATCCAATTGGCAACTTGGAATGGAAATGAGGCTTAAAATAGGGTTCCAAGGTAATTACAGGCCGTGGTTTTGCATGACGCTTGGAGTCTGCAATCTCTGGAACACTTGAGTTGCAACAACTTTGTGctgaggtgctggtgctggagggggtGCAGGAGCCTCACACACAAAGCTTGTAGTGTGTGAGAACGGGACTGTGCTTTTCCTGAAGTCCTTCAGAGGAGAACGTGGAACTCTGGGagaaaaaagtagagaaaaggAAGTCCTGCCAAAAGCCGAAAGCTTCGGGGTCAGGGTTCTGCATTGTGTAACTCAAGGCACACTGGTAAGGAGCCACAACCCTGTTGTTTCAGTTGCTTCAGTCCTCTAGGTTTTAGTCTCTTACCTTAAGGTTCTTGAGCTCATAGTCAAGGTAGTAGCTCTTGTTAGGATGTATCGCAGCCAGGTGTTGCAGTGTGTTTTAAAGTATAATGCCAAAGGTAGTTAATGCAATGTTAATACCATGTCTGCTTAGTGCTGTTCAGCCCCTGTGTCATACCCTGCCAGAGGGAACAAAACCCTACATCCACAATGtgcatctgaaaaaacagtCAGGTCATACCTCCACAGATCTATGAGCCACTGTTCTCAAATATACCTCCTACTGCCCTGTTCCCAGGTCTGGAAGGTGTGTCTGTATTCCAGCTTCTCTTAGGCTTGGCTGGCTTCAGGACAGgaacacagagctgaaaagtCACACCGAGTgatcttttcttcatcttttattttttccattatagcTTGCATTTTCATTGTCTGATTGCTGTTAGTGGTTACCTAATCAGAGGGATCAGGAGCATGATAGCAGTCATCAGCTACCAGACCTGTAAAAACTcagtgagaagggaagaagtcaGGAAGCCCTTGTATAGACCAGCCCTTTAATGGTAGATTGAGAGAAGCACACAGAAGGACCCTTTTTCCATGTGGGCCCTTCTAGAAGCAGTCCCAGGAGCAGCATGCGCTACACTTGAAGACACCTTAGCACTTAAGTAGCGGTAAGCATCTGctagctgcctgcctcctgcagtgGGTTTCTGGtgttgaatttttctttcctaggaGTCATACTGTATGTCTTGTTCTCTGTAACCTTGGCAGCAGATGTCAGAGTTCAGATAAACTCCACCTGTGAGCTGTCATCTCAGTTGTTGTCTGGTGTACTGATGCAGTATCTTACACTGGAGGAGAGGCACCTCCTCGTCTGTGTCGGAAGGCCTTTGCTAATTCAGAGTACTGCTCCTGTGCAAACAGAAGGGTTTTGAGGGAAAGGTGGGGTTTATACTCCTGGCATGGAGGCACTGTAGATCAACTGGTACAGTGTCAGCCCTCAGACAGAATGTGCTGGGAAGGCGTTGTGTTTGCTCCTCAGTAGTACCACTGAGCTGCAACTACCTTGCTTTCCCTGGCTCTGTTCCTGTGGATCTGCCAGTGCAGGCAAGGCTTTTCACAGATGCTTGGttcttctgctgcaggcttCAGCGACAGTTGCCATCCCCAAGGAGCACCACCATTTTGTCATTGGAAAGAAGGGTGAGAAGCTGCAGGACCTGAAGCTCAAAACTGCAACCAAAATGCAGTTTCCCCGCCCAGATGACCCCAGCAACCAGATCAAGATCAGCGGCACTAAAGAAGGGATTGAGGAGGCCCGGCACGAGATCCTGCTTATCTCCGCTGAGCAGGTACCTCAGTATGATCTCTCTCATGGCATTAGCTGGTCAGCCATTTTGCTTCCCCACGGTATAGTCGGAGTTTGCAGCCACCGTGGCTACAGTCAGTGGCTAACGTTAGCCTGAACGGAGACGTATACTGTGCCACTCACTGGCTGTATGAGCACCACTGCCAGGTCCTGAAACTTCTTGTGCTGCGTTTTGTCCATCTCTGAAGTCAAAACAAGCATTTAATAGTTGAAGCAACGCGTCTTAGGTGCCAGCTGAGATAAGGCAGGAGATCACAGGAGTGAATATCGTAAataaggagcagcagcagcaactgcatTTGTAGCTTGAAAGAGGTGGAGATCTACAAGCCCGCAAACTGAGAAGGTTGCTTGGGCCAGAGTGTCAAGCAGGACACCCCTGGGAACTtagctgtgcctggcagagaCTGTAATATAGAGGGCAGTTCCCACCAAGGTCTGTTGTGGGCTCTTCCAGGATAAGCGTGCCATGGAGCGGCTGGACGTGGAGAAAGTGTACCACCCTTTCATTGCCGGCCCTTACAACAAGCTGGTGAGGGAGCTCAtgcaggacacagggacacgCATCAACATTCCTCCACCCAGTGTCAACAAGACAGAGATAGTCTTCAGCGGAGAAAAGGAGCACCTAGCCCAGGCTGTGGCTCGCGTTAAGAAGATCTATGAGGAGAAGGTACGGATGGTCCATAAAGCTTCCCACCTTCCCCTGGCACCTGCTCCTAGGCACTCTTCCcttcttgttctgcttttgtgcaTCCCTCTGTTGCATCTGGCTCAGCAGCCCTTGCAGTACATGACCCTGAATCTTACTGTTTCCTCACTCAGCAGAGTAGGAGCTGGGCTGATACTATCAGGGAGGTGACAGATTTCTCACTTTTCTGTATTGTGGGAATTAGCAGGCCACCAAGAGCTCCCCTGGCTCTTGTTCACACCGGTGCTactaaggaaggaaagaagtgtGAAGTCTACAGTGGTGGCCAGCTGACAGTATCAAAGTTGCTACCTAAGTAGAAGTTGCTGAAGAGTGAATGTCACTCCAGTTTATTTCCCACAGCCAGCGCTGCTGTGAATATCCTTGTTGTGGGTTGCTGGGCTGTTTTTCCTCGTGGTTAGGTCTGTATTTGTACCAGTCTGGATTTCAACAGAGATAATCAGCTTATAGCCTGCATAGTGTTGCATTACAGCACTGCCTGGGAGATGGCTGGGAGTTGAACCCTGTTGTGCAACAGGGGGACGGGGACGACGACAACgacatgtctgtgtgtgtttgtggtcTCTTCCATGCCGTGTCCCAGGGAGCTTGACACAGCATGCTAGTTTTGTACTTCCACTGTGAATTTTTGAGCACAAGGCTTTCTGTAGGCAGGGGTCCAAGGGGTGCTAGGGTACTGCTGAGCCACTGTGCTCAGCttggcttttctctttgctgggTGCAGAGTTTGACTGCATCTTGTGCCTCTTCCTGTCGCTCTTGTCCTTCCCCGCCCCCTTGTGATTGATGCCTCAGTGTCTCTGCCCCTACAGAAGAAGAAGACTACTACCATTGCAGTGGAGGTGAAGAAGTCCCAGCAGAAGTATGTCATGGGCCCCAAGGGGAATTCCCTGCAGGAGATCTTGGAGAAGACTGGAGTCTTTGTCGAGATCCCACCCACTGACAGTAGCTCGGAGACGGTGATACTGCGAGGCGAGCCTGAAAAACTTGGGCAAGCATTGACTGAAGTCTATGCAAAGGTACTGACAAGATGGGCTAGGCCTCCTTTGAAGGTCCGATGAAGATACATTTGTGAGCACTGACAGGTGTAGTGGGGGTGGTCTCTCTTGGGCCATTAGAGGTGCAGCTTAGAAGTCAATACTGGAGGTGCAGCATGGGAATTGGAACTGAATTGTTGTGAAGGCCTCTTCCAGTTTGcccatcaaacagcttctctgtttttctgtctctcaggccaacagttttactgTCTCCTtggtctctgccccctcttggcttcatcacttctgagatgattttttttttctgttgtggcagatctgtaaagaaagcaacaccaaaattgatctcccagcaaagaacagcaacttgGAGACgattgttatcacaggcaagagagCAAACTGTGAGGTTGCTTGCCACAGGATTCTTGCCATCCAGAAGGAGCTGGTTAGTGAAGCAACTAGCCTTTTGCAGTTGAGGGACTTGACAATGTTGCTAGAAGACACAGATAAAGACGTGGTTGTAAtgggtgagggcagggaggagacaAATGCGTCAGTCTGTTCTTGACTCATGAACCAAAGTTTGTGACTGCTCCTGTCAGGAGTAGCCAGTCTCAAAGCCCTCTGCTCAGGCATTTCTTCCAGATCTATAAAGCTCCTAGCAAGGTTGGGAGTTAGAGGGTAAGCAGAGTGGGTgcaaacacatttctgcagctTGACTGAAGAGGCTGGTACTGTCCTCCCTTGGGCCAACAGCACAGAGGTGGAGGTCTCTATTCCTTCCAAACTGCACAATTCCCTCATTGGTGCCAAAAGCCGCTTCATCCGCTCCATCGTGGAGGAGTGTGGTGGAGTCCACATCCACTTCCCCACCAAGGGCTCTGGCAGTGACACCGTGACCATCAGGGGCCCAGCCCAGGGTGTGGAGAAAGCCAAGAAAGGTcttaataaacaaacaaacaaacaaacaaacaaacaaacatacatacaaataaataaataaaaggcaatGCTAGTCTGAATAACTAGAAAAGGTGGGCACCTTAAGGAGGGAAGGAGAccaagtcaggaaatcgttgaagaaaatggaaaggtcTATTCCACCTAGATCCCCCCCCTATTATGAATGGAATGATTGGGTGTCCAAATCAAaagaatatgtatgtaaagatgttgtgtaacatctcaggaaaactgtataaaatacctaacgTTTCATTGAAAACTTGGGAGCTAGTTTGTCTGGTGcgaatcggctagctccccgacattgcacgaaataaatacctttgctgcttaaagacaaaattggtctgtgagcagttactctgtgcaTCAATTTGGTGAGCCCGGCAGGAGAACTCTCTGCTGGTGCTGGAATTCAGGGGCCTGGGGACCCTCTGAGCCCTCAACTGGATCTCCTGTTGGTGAGACTCCCCTACACCTCGACTTCTCACACAGGTGGGTAAGGACTACTGCACAACAcaaaaggtatttatatttattctttgttttgagtATTTGATAGTCTTAAGCTCTGGGAAGCTGAAAACTTCATTTAGGGTGTCTTAAGAtttggggaattcctagaaCATAACAACTGACATAgtgctctgtgtcttgtttgtctATGTGTTGTctgttacatgttcaaaattgGAGTTATGAATcgtgagtaaaaaaaaaataaatattctagcAATTCTAGGCGAATAGCTGAAAACTTAACATGCTGCTTAGCGCcagaaaaaatcagaacttGGTTTTTGGCAGTTGTTCGTTGAAACACGTACTTTGTGTGCTAACGCAAACTGTCAGCATTCCTAGAGTTGTATGTAAGTGCACGGTACCTTGTAACATGCTGCCTGTGTGGCTGAGGGCTGCCCGGTGAGTGTGATGTGTGTGAGAGACACAGTTAACTGCAAAGCAAGTGGGGAGTCCTGATCTGCATTTCCGTGTTCCCCGTGAGGGGGCTGGCCAGAGACGGACAAAGCGATTGAAAAGTCAATGTATGAAGTGGTGGAATGCACTATCAGATATTAGAACGGGGAACTGTGGACCAAACACTAGAACGAATATCATTTGGGAAAAGCATGAATGCGGGGGCTCAGGTCAGTAAAGGGGAGTCAGAGGTCTTGGGAATACAGCCTATTAAACCCTGTTCCACAAGCAGTAACGTAACATTTGAGAACTGAACAGCAAGTCAGGAAGATCCTTTCTTGCTGTGGCAGGCTGCTTGTGTAAGGCTTTTATTGTCTGCTGAGGCTGCTGGAGTAAATGAAGAGAACCAGTCCTTTGGGCGGGAGCGCTGATTCAAGGCACTTTGTAAAGCGTTCCCCAAAGCAAGGGCAACCAAGTCACGCCTCGTCCTGGCTTTGTGGCTTTAGCAGTGCTTCCTGGCTCTTATTGTTGCAGgtgctgttttcctgcctgAAGCCCTGGGGCTCCTGGGTAgccaccacccccccagcccgcagTTGATGTCCTCAATAAAAtgatctttcctctcttctgacTACGTCTGCCATGTGATAACTGGGGACTAGGCAGATATTGTTTGGTGGTGCGTCCTAGGGGAGGACTTTGGGATCATCCCTTGGCCCAGACTCCTTGTCAGTGGGCATCATGGCTGAGCTTTAGGACTCACACCGCAGCACAGTCACACAGGGAGGTGGGGGCCGGATGGCACCTCTGGAGGTGTCACTGTCCTCTCAGCTCCTGCTTGGATTCTGGCTAAGACACAGCTCAGGCTCGATGGATGCTCCATTGGGGAGCAGCGCCATTAGCTCAGAGCCAGGACAACACACAGGCAAACACAGTGCCACCGCTGACCAtcacctgcagcttgctgtccccTGTGGCCGTCATCCCTGCACACTGACTGCCGGGCAGTTTCTCTAGATGCCCACACGCAGGGCAATGGTATAAAGCAAACTGCCACGCTGGCCACTACAATTACGTTGGCTTAcccaaaaagcttttccagcagCTCCAACAGCAGCCGGACTGCTGAGGCTTTTGTTTGTCCCAATGTGATACGGGAGATGCCTGTAGCCTGATGGAGGATGAAGAATGAGCACTCTCACCATCAACCAGCTAACTATTTTGCTCATAGGCTGCTGTGGTTCAagcagggctgccagctgcgcaccacacagctgctcgctccctccctccctccccagggggaTGGCAGGGAGAACTGGGAGGCTCAAAGGGAGAAAACTCGTAGGCTGAGACCAAGGCTTTGATGTGTGCAGGTGAACATGCTGGTGGAGTTCCTCATTGAAAACTGTGGGGAcatctttggggaggaggtggccggcctctcccctccatcagccgaggaggtgccagcacccatggacaGGTGCGCAGGTATGAGGAGGGGTTGAGGGTTTTCAAAATCTGGGGACTCTGGTCCTATTCCTTATTGTGCTGCTGGTGGATTTTGGTTTAGGTGTTGTCCACTTCCACGAAGACACTTTGCTGCACGTGCTTTTGTGTTCCaggagtgtgtttggaagatCAAAGGAGCCGTGCAGGTGGAGCAAACGCAGAGCCCC
Coding sequences:
- the LOC129734151 gene encoding LOW QUALITY PROTEIN: vigilin-like (The sequence of the model RefSeq protein was modified relative to this genomic sequence to represent the inferred CDS: inserted 2 bases in 1 codon); amino-acid sequence: MVMVYTTNSPLAVSATGWVKVMANRAGAPVWRSSSPDRQGEALSDAEPVLSADVRLTRGRKRSERRLLLLHEELVVAKLRTPEGRKGARVTHLTSIKLLEKELSRCHAELLAILRQQGPMMEGIFRRAAGGTELRQLREALDRGKDIDVGSQPALLLAAILKEFLRSIPTKLLIIDLYEDWMAAMERAITALNSEEEKDPPTYEEAFPALPEKAPCLEAAQEPAGPWSEIRPIKASVITQVFHVPLEERKYKDMNQFGEGEQAKICLDIMQKTXAHLELSLAKDQGLSIVVSGKLEAVTKAQKQIVTRLQTQASATVAIPKEHHHFVIGKKGEKLQDLKLKTATKMQFPRPDDPSNQIKISGTKEGIEEARHEILLISAEQDKRAMERLDVEKVYHPFIAGPYNKLVRELMQDTGTRINIPPPSVNKTEIVFSGEKEHLAQAVARVKKIYEEKKKKTTTIAVEVKKSQQKYVMGPKGNSLQEILEKTGVFVEIPPTDSSSETVILRGEPEKLGQALTEVYAKANSFTVSLVSAPSCTEVEVSIPSKLHNSLIGAKSRFIRSIVEECGGVHIHFPTKGSGSDTVTIRGPAQGVEKAKKGG